TGTGCGTTGTTTTGGTTTACAAGTGATTTTTCTAGGGATACCaagttttctcttttttatggGGGAGTGTACCccttaagttattttttatacaaatatgtattttttttttcagcgtGAGGTTCATGTGGATGATAATTTCTTgctaaaagattaaatttaagtCTAAACAATTGTTTCATTTGATCCGATTTTGGATACACAGAATATGTTATAAatagattttcaaaaatcttaatttaataGTAATTCAATTGCAACTTATAAATTTTGACGTTTCCAAATTGGCGATCAAAATTGTGGTATTGTGGAATCGTGAAGTCGTTTAAACTAGTTTTAAGATAACGTTAAAAAACTAAAGGCGCAGCCTTGTCTTAAAACTACATAACCACATGGCTCAGTGGTTAAAGCGTGCGTTATTATAATCAAAAGTTTCTAGGTTCTTGTTGGCTATACTAACAAAAGATAAGGAAGAATCGTGTTTTCTATTCAGTTCTCCGTTCAGAGAATCGTgttctctgtgacaagaccattaggtcttctGCGAAAATCTTAACAacgagaaaaataaaatttgaactagttttaaataagaaacaGTACAACGAtagagtaaaataaaataaaaaacgtgtCAGCGTTTATTTAtgacaaaattaatattttgaagctcaaaattttctgaataaaatttaaatgtcaaaataaaaagaatcagTTTTCATTATCACATGGTTCGAACTTCAATACTTTCTGAAAATTTTTGTCGAATTTAAATCGGTAATTATGATAACAATTTCagataacttatttaaataattttctaacaGTGATTTTAGTGGATAAACAATTTGAGTTTGATGGTAACTTATTGCTATGAAATTAGGGTAGGTAAGTATATAAACACAAACGCCAACATCAGAGTGGTAAAAACTCTTACATGCTACTCAAAAACAACTGTTAGTTATTTCTGAAATAAACGCTTAGTATAATTTGAATAAGAACAATCTGTGAGAAGCTGTTTAAAAGATATAACTTGAGTTTTTAACATATAAGTTGACTCAGCAGCATctttaacataaaatttgtaAGGATGAATTATTGGCACTTGATGGTTGTATACACTCCAAAATGCTTGCACAGAGTAATTTGCATAGCCAATATCAGGTAGATAAATACCAGCCAACACTACGAAATTTTCGCTAAGTGTTAAACTGCGCAGTATATTATGAGTCGctatttctaaatataacttTGATGAATACGCAATGTTTGaaagtacaaaaaaatctttagccAAACGGCCgggtatataaaaaaaatcggCCCAACCTTTTCCACATCTTGGTTTGCCATTTCCATTTTTCaagtatattttatagttttcaagattattattattttcagcgAGCTTTTTTAAGCTTTTGAAGTACATTTGACATGCTCGAAGACCCATAAACGTGTCCCACCATATCCAAACATTTGATTGGCTACTAAAAGCATCTTGTGAAAAATCAACAATCTGTGTACCATGCCAAATCTTTTGACGGTCTAAGTCGACCATAGTCCACCAGTTGATAATCATGTCATCATTACCATAAAAATAgcctaaaaaaattcaaatatgtAAACCTAAAAacttaatagtaaaaaaaaaatttgttgtttataaaattgattatcagtttgataaatatttatttaaaaatcttaaaaggttttatttcattttaaattttaatattgtcacCCCTAacataaaatttgtatataagtaTAGTATGAATTATCACTTTGTGAACTATCTAGAAAATCATGGAACTTTCTGTAGCCCActatatttttgtaagtttacTAAAACTTTCTGTAACAATCtatgaattttcaaaaatataagcATTCTGAGCAACGCcaagtaattttgaaattcttttaaaaaaatgattcacATCTAACCATGATTTCTCATAAAAAACATACTCAAtcactgaaagaaaaaaatggtcacaaaaaatcttgtataatttcaaaaatcatatgagaaaaaatcagttttaattttaaataaaaacacataaaagatAAATCACAAAAGGTTAAGGGCAAGCTAAAGAAATCGCAAGCTTTAAGAGGCACTTAAAAGTACATACATAGTAAAACCACTGATTTCATACCTCCTTCCCCCTTGTATGCACATTATGTTATCAAGATACAGTTTAAGATTACAataacaactattttttaaacgttGTCAACCGATAAGGTTTTGTGTTTAAATTACTAAGCATCAACTTTAGTTACAATTCTTATTCATTATAATCCAACCATCGCATATTATTTagaattacaataaaaataatcaatctGATTTGATCAACTTAAAGCCAGATATGGCATCTAATTGTGAATAATTGCTTTAAAATCTTCCATAATACTATATACTAATGTGTGACTATATACACTTGTGTAAATCACACAAGTGTGAACCACACAAGTGTGAACCACACAAGTGTGAACCACACAAGTGTGAACCACACAAGTGTGAACCACACAAGTGTGAACCACACAAGTGTGAACCACACAAGTGTGAACCACACAAGTGTGAACCACACAAGTGTGAACCACACAAGTGTGAACCACACAAGTGTGAACCACACAAGTGTAAACCACACAATATGTATGTGAagttttgtttgatatttgat
The nucleotide sequence above comes from Hydra vulgaris chromosome 09, alternate assembly HydraT2T_AEP. Encoded proteins:
- the LOC101239942 gene encoding uncharacterized protein LOC101239942 isoform X3 — encoded protein: MQRKFLKYCLLIFLIVFIAIVAILYSRVNLKTNNPYLTHLSKDFDDTLKKRCFYRVFGDSLLLINFNFPFYKNIDVLNDLYDGVFGKIVFCGPPPKLEFTKKPDIEIDSINGYFSYHCLALAINKYPNYQGYFYGNDDMIINWWTMVDLDRQKIWHGTQIVDFSQDAFSSQSNVWIWWDTFMGLRACQMYFKSLKKLAENNNNLENYKIYLKNGNGKPRCGKGWADFFYIPGRLAKDFFVLSNIAYSSKLYLEIATHNILRSLTLSENFVVLAGIYLPDIGYANYSVQAFWSVYNHQVPIIHPYKFYVKDAAESTYMLKTQVISFKQLLTDCSYSNYTKRLFQK